The following are encoded together in the Drosophila biarmipes strain raj3 chromosome 3L, RU_DBia_V1.1, whole genome shotgun sequence genome:
- the LOC108034861 gene encoding arginine-glutamic acid dipeptide repeats protein isoform X16 yields MAASTQGEIRVGPGHQVNDVYAKLPDYNPISSFPIDKETDERELEESRWSPGVVADGDLLMFLRAARSMAAFQGMCDGGLEDGCLAASRDDTTINALDVLHDSGYDPGKALQALVKCPVSKGIDKKWTEDETKKFIKGLRQFGKNFFRIHKDLLPHKDTPELVEFYYLWKKTPGANNNRPHRRRRQSALRRNRVTRANNSSSSNTPPKKEDTPEPQTATTATATATAASETASRSSPAVSKEENSSLTEDDASECDSDSSLTHKRDESPSRMRTRNKQQNNNSSTSSSNNAAGNGGGNATSISSGSTGGGAAGGNSSSKDQSANAVANGKRPKRGSETPDVAGGASVDSPKTPTKAVAESSTNKRKGGKQDTPNKKKRTEQEASEPSAQEENAVKEKRKRPDSPVESMNSDSRPDSVLDDGESNTTDTTTAEQQSTKDSKETVSCKEEREMITNDLEAKAEEKSIKAEALAEDSKDSAIKNMDEETNIQAPTSVDTSSVDGPNPNAVANPVAPPITMKVPTIATVEALNASVDRKEAIDKMESCDSEPEMLKKLATIKQEVSPQQQQQQQLLQQQSQQQMQQQLAPVGIQPPPACPPSESVFIKKEPMEDSMDATCNQNSNEPQDLKVKIEIKNEDALKHSAGGLPPTGPGAPPSALHPLSGAPVESGQEPLHLQHMPHGPLPTQPPPGYLIDGQLKYGPPGQGVPSQPPQLHSDSAGGASGAPPGAPTTPQKYPPEMEMKFTPQDLKYPPPPPLDALKYSQEMQAAAAAAAAAGKYDMKYMMEQGKYPVELSAAHQPPSKPGYQDSLKIPDVKPGFGHLPHNVGSQLDAAHKYGPPPTSQESQQQQQSQPPAHQVPPGATPPPGIAMPKPHYQHDVQTPPLGRPFEPSGLMLKYGDPLAAKYGPPQDLKYPMPPVSQAGPADGKAYGGENLIKSSPYGPPPESPIDASARSTPGQDSQGSNSNSQPPSMPPQPQQFQSPHPSPHMPSPAGGGLPPGMHPQNLIHGPPSGAAGGSGPQPPPPPTSLHQPTPTPPGPPSLQHGLHPGHPHSQLSAASSMPPSSIGIPPTLSTMAPSHMHPHLHPHAHLQGLHRPHDLPPSMHPHAPMPLSLQGHPQHGHGLPPSHAPQQQQQQQQPPVGQAGTVRTPSPAQQPPRSLHDPQSSREPPSSQPSTTMAGSSGPGGPPPQQSPHAHRTSPLPGLAGSGPPPPGLIGHPMAIHPHLAHLPPGHPAHAALAHPGHHLLSHLGPGGGPIALLAGPGGLGGIPESALSRRTPPSHLPHSHASSAPLTPHSVASMTSSSMSLTTSTVPSSAFSRASPSVQISSGGGGPSGPGSVGPGGLPNSSAAAAAAAAAAHRAASPASSVSSLSRQSPLHPVPQSPLSHHPSSSALSAAAAAVAERDRHALMRQQSPHMTPPPVSNASLMASPLSKMYAPQPGQRGLGTSPPPHLRPGASPPVIRHPQMPLPLPLIAPGGGIPQIGVHPGQSPYPHPLLHPSVFYSPHHHPFNSPYGYAPYGPGFPAYMKPPPQPGQLDPAAVMAAHHAGLQGPPPQQMRQDEQNAAAAAAAAAAEKQHQAAAAAAAQQHKAPQQQPPGGMPPNKPPTPKTPQGPGGGMPPGMGGPGTPTGLPPGAYPGSHMPGYPQGPPHGSPFAPQDGQPHGLKPTSHMDALRAHAHSANSAGMGGGHHPTEPLPIDIEPDPEPEIPSPTHNIPRGPSPEAKPDDTECHRSQSAIFVRHIDRGDYNSCTRTDLIFKPVADSKLARKREERDRKLAEKERERRQQQQQQQQQQQQQQAAAAQQAAQQAKMKAELKPPYADTPALRQLSEYARPHVAFSPVEQMVPYHHPMGPMYRERELEEIKNAQAAAASQSRLDPHWMEYYRRGIHPSQFPLYANPAISQMERERLGIPPPHHVGLDPGEHMVRMPQPPEAGFQLPPNVGQYPRPNMLIPREPHSDVLLRMSYADQLQYLQAAEFQRQSLHDQYFRQRPR; encoded by the exons ATGGCGGCCTCCACTCAAGGAGAAATTCGAGTGGGTCCCGGCCACCAGGTAAACGATGTCTAT GCAAAACTGCCCGATTATAATCCAATCTCAAGCTTCCCCATCGACAAGGAAACCGATGAACGTGAACTAGAGGAATCAAGATGGAGTCCAGGCGTTGTGGCCGATGGCGACTTGTTAATGTTCTTGCGTGCGGCTCGCTCCATGGCTGCATTTCAAGGAATGTGTGATGGCGGACTAGAAGACGGTTGTTTGGCTGCCAGTCGCGACGACACCACAATAAACGCACTCGACGTG CTCCACGATTCTGGCTACGATCCAGGCAAAGCTCTACAAGCGCTCGTAAAGTGCCCCGTATCGAAGGGCATCGACAAGAAGTGGACCGAAGACGAAACAAAGAAGTTCATCAAGGGTCTGCGTCAGTTTGGGAAGAACTTCTTCCGCATCCATAAGGACCTGCTGCCGCACAAGGACACACCGGAGCTGGTCGAGTTCTACTATCTGTGGAAGAAGACGCCCGGCGCGAACAACAACCGGCCGCACAGGCGGCGACGACAGAGCGCCCTGCGCCGCAACCGCGTCACGCGGGCCAACAAcagtagcagcagcaataCACCTCCCAAGAAGGAGGACACTCCAGAACCACAAACTGcgacgacggcgacggcgacggcaaCCGCGGCGTCCGAGACGGCGAGTCGCTCCTCGCCCGCTGTCTCCAAGGAGGAGAACAGCTCGCTCACCGAGGACGACGCCAGCGAGTGCGACAGTGATTCGAGTCTGACCCACAAAAGGGATGAATCACCCTCAAGGATGAGGACGCGAAATAAGCAacagaacaacaacagcagcaccagcagcagcaacaacgcgGCCGGCAACGGTGGCGGCAACGCCACATCCATAAGCAGCGGTTCAACCGGCGGCGGTGCCGCTGGCGGCAATAGCTCCTCCAAGGATCAGTCAGCCAACGCCGTGGCTAACGGCAAGAGGCCCAAGCGAGGCTCCGAAACACCGGACGTTGCCGGCGGAGCCTCGGTCGATAGTCCCAAGACGCCGACAAAGGCAGTGGCCGAGAGTTCGACCAACAAGCGGAAGGGTGGCAAACAGGATACGCCCAACAAAAAGAAGCGCACAGAGCAGGAGGCCAGCGAGCCTAGTGCCCAGGAGGAGAATGCCGTCAAGGAGAAGCGTAAGCGACCGGACAGTCCGGTGGAGAGCATGAACTCGGACAGCAGGCCAGACTCTGTGCTCGACGATGGCGAGTCGAATACGACGGACACCACGACCGCCGAGCAGCAGTCCACCAAGGACAGCAAGGAGACGGTCAGCTGCAAGGAGGAGCGCGAAATGATCACCAACGATCTGGAGGCCAAGGCCGAGGAGAAGTCCATAAAGGCAGAGGCTTTGGCAGAGGACAGTAAGGATAGCGCCATTAAGAACATGGACGAGGAGACGAACATCCAAGCGCCCACCAGCGTGGACACGAGTTCGGTGGACGGACCTAATCCTAATGCTGTGGCCAATCCCGTGGCTCCGCCGATTACAATGAAGGTGCCCACGATTGCCACTGTTGAAGCGCTGAATGCGTCCGTAGATCGCAAGGAGGCCATCGACAAAATGGAGTCGTGCGACAGCGAGCCAGAGATGCtcaagaagctggccaccatcAAGCAGGAGGTTtctccgcagcagcagcaacagcaacagctgctgcagcagcaatcgcagcagcagatgcagcagcaACTTGCTCCCGTTGGCATTCAGCCACCTCCAGCTTGCCCGCCCTCGGAGTCGGTCTTCATCAAGAAGGAGCCCATGGAGGACTCAATGGACGCCACCTGCAATCAGAACAGTAATGAGCCACAGGACTTGAAGGTGAAGATCGAGATCAAAAATGAGGATGCGCTGAAGCACAGTGCGGGAGGTCTGCCACCCACAGGTCCCGGTGCACCACCCTCAGCCCTCCATCCGCTCTCCGGAGCTCCGGTGGAAAGTGGTCAGGAGCCCCTGCACCTGCAGCATATGCCCCATGGACCGCTGCCGACCCAACCGCCTCCTGGCTACCTTATCGATGGCCAGCTTAAGTATGGACCTCCGGGACAAGGTGTGCCCTCACAGCCACCCCAACTGCATAGCGATTCGGCAGGAGGAGCTAGCGGAGCACCGCCTGGAGCGCCAACAACGCCCCAGAAGTATCCGCCCGAGATGGAGATGAAGTTCACTCCCCAGGATCTCAAGTAtccaccaccgccgcccctAGATGCACTCAAGTACAGTCAGGAGATGcaggcagcggcggcagcagctgctgctgctggcaaaTACGATATGAAGTACATGATGGAGCAGGGCAAGTACCCCGTGGAGTTGTCCGCTGCCCACCAGCCGCCAAGCAAGCCGGGCTATCAGGATTCGCTGAAGATACCTGATGTGAAGCCCGGTTTCGGTCACCTGCCGCACAATGTGGGCTCGCAGCTGGACGCTGCCCACAAATACGGACCGCCACCCACGTCCCAAGagtcccagcagcagcagcaatcccAACCGCCGGCACATCAGGTGCCGCCGGGAGCCACGCCGCCGCCTGGCATCGCTATGCCCAAGCCGCACTACCAGCACGATGTGCAGACACCACCGTTGGGACGGCCCTTCGAGCCCTCTGGTCTCATGCTCAAGTATGGCGATCCATTGGCGGCTAAATACGGTCCGCCGCAGGATCTCAAGTACCCGATGCCGCCGGTCTCCCAGGCAGGACCCGCGGACGGGAAAGCGTATGGCGGCGAGAATCTGATCAAGTCCTCGCCCTACGGACCTCCGCCGGAGAGTCCAATCGACGCCTCGGCGCGCTCAACGCCTGGTCAGGACAGCCagggcagcaacagcaattcCCAGCCCCCGTCAATGCCACCACAGCCGCAGCAGTTCCAGTCGCCGCATCCCTCGCCGCATATGCCTTCGCCAGCCGGTGGTGGCCTGCCGCCGGGAATGCATCCGCAAAATCTCATCCACGGCCCGCCATCAGGTGCAGCGGGAGGTAGTGGTCCTcagccgcctccgccgcccacGTCGTTGCACCAGCCGACGCCCACGCCTCCAGGACCTCCCAGCCTGCAGCATGGCTTGCATCCTGGTCACCCGCACTCGCAGCTGTCTGCGGCCTCGTCGATGCCGCCTAGCTCGATTGGAATTCCTCCCACGCTCTCGACAATGGCGCCCTCGCACATGCACCCTCACCTTCACCCACATGCACATCTGCAGGGTCTCCACCGGCCGCACGATCTGCCACCCAGCATGCATCCGCATGCTCCCATGCCGCTGTCGCTGCAGGGACATCCGCAACATGGTCACGGACTGCCGCCCTCGCATGCtcctcagcagcagcagcaacaacaacagccgcCTGTTGGCCAGGCTGGCACGGTGCGAACTCCATCACCTGCCCAGCAGCCGCCGAGATCCCTGCACGATCCGCAATCGTCTCGAGAGCCGCCCAGCTCGCAGCCCTCGACCACGATGGCGGGATCGAGTGGTCCCGGTGGACCACCGCCGCAGCAGTCACCGCACGCTCATCGCACATCACCGTTGCCTGGTCTCGCGGGCAGTGGTCCGCCACCCCCAGGACTCATCGGGCACCCGATGGCCATACACCCGCACCTGGCCCACCTGCCACCGGGTCACCCGGCCCACGCAGCGCTGGCTCATCCGGGTCACCATCTGCTGTCGCACTTGGGACCTGGCGGTGGACCCATAGCCTTGCTGGCCGGACCCGGTGGACTTGGAGGAATTCCAGAGTCCGCTCTAAGTCGCCGTACCCCGCCCTCTCACCTGCCACACTCGCACGCCTCCTCGGCTCCGCTGACGCCGCATTCGGTGGCCAGTATGACTTCTAGCAGTATGTCGCTGACCACCAGCACAGTGCCATCGTCCGCCTTTAGCCGCGCCAGTCCCAGCGTACAGATCTCGAGCGGTGGAGGAGGACCTTCGGGGCCAGGAAGCGTTGGTCCAGGAGGCTTGCCAAACTCctcggcagcggcggcggctgcagcggcggctgccCATAGAGCGGCCTCGCCAGCGTCTAGCGTAAGCAGCCTGAGTCGTCAGAGTCCGTTGCACCCGGTGCCACAGTCGCCGCTCAGCCATCATCCCTCGTCATCTGCGTTATCTGCCGCGGCAGCTGCTGTGGCGGAAAGGGATCGACATGCGCTGATGCGCCAGCAATCCCCACACATGACACCTCCACCGGTGTCCAATGCCTCGTTGATGGCTAGTCCTCTGAGCAAGATGTACGCTCCTCAACCGGGTCAGAGGGGTTTGGGGACGTCTCCACCGCCGCATTTGCGGCCAGGAGCCTCGCCACCGGTCATCCGTCACCCGCAGATGCCTCTGCCGTTGCCACTGATCGCGCCTGGCGGGGGTATCCCACAGATTGGAGTGCATCCGGGTCAGTCACCATATCCGCATCCGCTGCTGCATCCATCGGTCTTCTATTCGCCGCATCACCATCCCTTCAATTCGCCCTACGGCTATGCGCCCTATGGTCCTGGATTCCCGGCCTACATGAAGCCGCCGCCACAGCCCGGACAACTCGATCCGGCAGCAGTGATGGCCGCTCACCATGCTGGGCTGCAGGGACCGCCGCCCCAGCAGATGCGTCAGGATGAGCAGAATGCAGcggccgccgcagcagcagctgctgctgagAAGCAACACcaagccgcagcagcagcggcagctcaGCAGCACAAGGCGCCGCAGCAACAGCCGCCTGGCGGAATGCCACCAAACAAACCGCCGACGCCAAAGACGCCACAGGGTCCGGGCGGTGGAATGCCGCCGGGAATGGGTGGACCGGGAACCCCGACGGGACTACCGCCTGGTGCCTATCCTGGCAGCCACATGCCGGGATATCCCCAAGGACCGCCCCATGGATCGCCCTTTGCGCCCCAAGATGGTCAGCCTCACGGCCTGAAGCCCACATCGCACATGGACGCCCTGCGAGCGCACGCACACTCGGCCAATTCGGCGGGAATGGGCGGAGGACATCATCCCACGGAGCCAT TGCCCATTGATATTGAGCCGGATCCGGAGCCAGAGATACCCAGTCCCACGCACAACATACCACGTGGTCCCAGTCCCGAGGCGAAACCGGACGACACCGAGTGCCATCGCTCTCAGTCTGCCAT ATTTGTGCGCCACATCGATCGTGGAGATTACAACTCATGCACGCGAACGGATTTGATCTTCAAGCCGGTGGCCGACTCAAAGTTGGCCCGCAAGCGCGAAGAGCGCGACCGCAAGCTGGCCGAGAAGGAGCGAGAGCGGCGTCAG cagcagcaacaacagcaacagcagcagcaacaacagcaagcgGCAGCCGCTCAACAGGCGGCGCAGCAGGCCAAGATGAAGGCGGAGCTGAAGCCTCCGTATGCGGATACGCCAGCACTGCGCCAGCTGTCGGAGTACGCTCGTCCCCACGTCGCCTTCAG TCCTGTTGAGCAGATGGTGCCATATCATCATCCAATGGGCCCCATGTACAGAGAGAG GGAACTGGAGGAGATCAAGAACGCACAAGCTGCTGCGGCTAGTCAATCCCGGCTAGATCCGCACTGGATGGAGTACTATCGACG CGGCATCCACCCCTCGCAGTTCCCCCTGTATGCGAATCCGGCGATATCGCAGATGGAGAGGGAGCGTCTGGGAATCCCACCTCCGCACCATGTGGGGTTGGACCCGGGCGAGCACATGGTGCGTATG CCGCAACCACCGGAGGCCGGTTTCCAACTGCCAC CGAATGTTGGCCAGTATCCGCGGCCAAATATGCTTATACCTAGGGAGCCGCACTCGGATGTCCTGCTGCGCATGTCCTATGCCGACCAACTACAG TATTTACAGGCCGCCGAGTTCCAGCGACAGTCCCTGCACGATCAGTACTTTAG ACAACGGCCCAGATAA